From the Gossypium hirsutum isolate 1008001.06 chromosome A02, Gossypium_hirsutum_v2.1, whole genome shotgun sequence genome, the window aggcttggaatagagagtaatttgcacaagttttatCTTTCGGGCCTAGGGATAAAATcgaaatttatagaaaaattaggggcaaaatggtaattttgcctaggacgtaaattgagtccatttaaatatgaaatgtgtgaaattgatagttaaattcatttatatagatccggacagcactaattcgaggttagatcgaggaaaagaaaagatttcagattagtagacttttacgcgaacaagtgtcgaggtaagttcgtgtaacttaatccggcatgtaaatatgtttaattgaatgttgtgttgtatggaatgtgatttatattgaaGTACATTACTTGAATTTTATAATGAGAAacttaatacatgcttgaaatgatgacAAAGGGTTAGatcccgattgaatattgaatttcgacGATTGTATGCGTTTTCCCGAAACAAATAGAGTCCTACATATGTTGCGGATgagatttagcttggacgagtaatcccaatgaccttgttatagaaaatatttagcctggatgggtaatcccAATATAATATCTCCCGAGTAtatgttatgattagggtttagccttgactggtaatcctaatcgagctctTGTGAGAATActttataaaaatgatttagcctggactggtaatcctgttatacaatatgtggctcgagagagtgtttattggttaagtgccctaagggGTGACCTCAATAAGAATTGACGGAATAATGAATCGTACACCgcaagtgtactacttgagccttTATCGGAATCTCAGTGATTCAACGGACATAGAACTTTTGACATGGTATGAGAATCTTCAGATGAAATGAAAATGGCTTGAAAGAATATtacttgatgagctcatctatgttacttgattgatatggatattttggtgactaacatgtttgattgaatgtatgtgattaggcaatttagccaaatggatggaaacataactttgtatgcctagattttaataaacaagattggtaagtttagtttccgttatacgaacttactaagcatgtaatgcttaccccattttattttcccctgttttatagtgctcggaagctcgtgaaggttggaagatcattggagcatcatcacactatcaactagcattttgggtatacttagtaaaatcactttagtataatggcatgtataaaacaacttggccaatagtggcttgaaatgttattttgtaacctagccattgaaatggctagtaatggtttattttggtattaCTAAGTAGATTATCATGTTATATATTTACACATGAGATATGTTAAGAATATGTGATCAATGTTATGTATTGCCTAAGTttatccaaggtaagtttacaaACACATATGCATGTGATGGTATgctatgttaaatgatgaaattgcctattttgaatgcttggaatggttggtattggttgtgtgtttcaagtgcaggtcttgggtgaaattttgagtgagaaatgaagctagaaatgacttcatttcgtccacacgggcaaacacacaggcgtgtgtctagaccgtatgtgacacacagcctagtaACATGAGCATGtggtgtcccttgcaccttaattttgagaaacagaatgcttagaattgggcacacgggcagagacacgggcgtgtgtctcaaccgtgtgtgccacacggcctaaaacataggcttgtgtcttggccatgtgaaacctacacctaattttgaactaaattaattaaccgcatggcctagcacatgggggTGTGGCACGGCCGTGTGTGCaaattagagagttacacggcctccAACATaggcgtgtcccagggtcacacgggcgtgtcccatggaCCACACGAGCTTGTGAGCCCTGtacattggaaaaattttgaaaagtcgcGAAAAATTCTTTAAGGTCTTGATTAaatcccgactcgattctaatgctcgttttggacctcgagggcccaatcaagggacgttatggttgatctcggtaaatgaatagtaatttacgtagtttaatggaaaaatattctgaatgttttggtaatgctccgaaaccctgttccgacgatgggtacgggttaggggtgttacacttctcgTGTCTACTGCAACAATCGAATGAGCATTTTCAGCCATGAAAATTGTGAAGACAAGGCTTTGCATAGAATGAAtggttttctttcaatttacTTGGTGGCATACATCGAAAAAGATATAGTTTGAGAATTTTCAACAGATTCTATCAATGATGAGTTTGATCTTATGAAAAAGTGGATGATGCAATTAGGATGCCTAGTATTGAGAAATAGGACTAAGGCCaagttttgttaatttaattttggaattataatggtatttatgaaatttttagtattgtattagtttgtttgtttgtttgttttgcaTATTGGAAAgaaacatttaattttatatagtgtggtttgttcttttaattttttcacaattaaatcgttcatgtttttaaaaaaaattaaattgatttgtttgataagaaaaaagtgtcaaaaaaatccaaaaaaataggCACTTTTTTTACGTTAAAAAAGGTCGTTCGGATTTAAAAGTTTCATCCCCTTGGAATAAAATTTGGGATCCCTCCTTGCCTGTGAACTAGTATTGACTGGGCTAAAAAATCAGTTGAACTGGtttgtataaatttttaaattttttaataatttatttcctttgaacTATCTAAACTAATCAATTAATCAGATTGAGAATTAATGGTTTGATTGGTTCGACCATTAGTCCAATTCCAAAAATATTTCATTGAGTCCATGTACTCTTTTTTAGTTTACCtttatatggaaaaaaaatggttgtgcagtaaaatatagaaaaaagtgATGTTTAGGAGAGAAAAATTGTCAATAAATCAATAAATGAATTGATTCAAaatccaaatatttaaaaaaaacttaataattttacatttttctaAGCATAATCTGAAATTGAATTTCTTATTGAAAATTAAGTTTgggattataatatatatatagtttagatttacatttgaattttttatggtttttttcttTCGAAGCAAGAAAAGTATGCTTGCCATTGATTTTAGATTTAGATTTTGatggttttttttaattctttttctcttctcttttaataaataattataatttttaaatattttattaaaaatacaaaaaattataacttttaattttttttataaattttcatctaCTTTTAAAAACATAAGAACAAATTAACAAAAACTATAAATGTTAAtgactaaaaaattattttacctttttttatatTTGCAACATCACCAACTTTTAATGGAAAATTGGATGAAgagactaaaattttcaaatgaaaaagtACATAAACTCATTATCTCGAAACTAAAATataagaatgaaattttaaatttcaaaaaaatatagcATGTGCagcatatttaatttttctttttattttaggtttaagagtataaaaagatttcaaattttttcaaaaaaaagtaattaagtttttctcttttttttcttttttttttcattcaattgggtacttgaactctcaaaatgcataaaaaaactctcaaattaaaaaaaaagcaattaacccttttttttacGCTTGATTGAGTATTTAAActgtcaaaatgcataaaaaagaccATTTAACCGTTAACTTTAACAATTAACCGTTAAAGTTAACTGCCTCTAATTTTTCAGTTAAAGCCACATCGTGTCAAACTACAATGTGACATGtagcaaaaaaattataaaaataaaaatcaataaaatttaaaaaattattaaattttaatgaaaatataaaaaatatttaaaattaggaaaaagtttataaaatgtataaaacttTAACTGTTGACAACATATTATGAAATGTGGccgaaaatgataaaaaataaaaattaataaaagttatagaaaaattataaaatgcttcttttggtacgataatttttataattttatttacgaATTTTACATTTCTTTACAGTTTTCataattttcttatgactttataaaattttataatttttctatatttctatatattttatatattttttatgatttttataaaattttaaaaccttttttataattttttacaattttttaaattctttctaatttttaataatttttataatttttataaattttaataattttttatttttatatttttttaccacATGACATGTCGTGGTTGTGATATGTGGtggctttaactaaaaaaattaagggCGGTTAACTTTAACAGTCAATTGTTAAAGTTAACATTAAATGGtcttttttgatgcattttgacaaTTTAAGTACCCGATTAAGTAAAAAAAGTACGAGATTAattgtattttttgaaaaaatttgaaagcctttttatgcattttgaaagtttaagtaccgaattgagtgtaaaaaaaaagggcttaattgctttttttaaaaaaatttacaggcctttttgatctattttaaaagtttaagtatcaaattgaatgaaaaagaaagcaATAGCTTAATTGCTTCTTTTGAAAAAGTTCGAGGACTTTTTCCGTCATTAAGCCTTTGTTTTACTTATCACACTAGTTGAAGTTGCTCATGCTTAAATGGATGTTATGCATGTATGCATGTTAATCTGATGTAATGCATGGTGGATTCATGTGATATGACATAGAAAGGTTGTGAGGCTAGAGGAAAATATCAATGCCACATCATCACCAATCTGAAGCCAACAGCCATCTAAAGATCTCTTCCTTCTCACccatatcaaatattttctctacCACCTCTTAAAATTTTTCCCCAGCAAAACCACTCAAATTTCAaaccaattttctttttcttttttcattattttatatgcactaatattattttttagtgagTTAAATCTTAGATTAAATCAGCAAAATTTTAGCATCTGATAAACAAAGCCCAGGTTTGTTTGTTAGCTTCCAaatcctccttttttttttctctaaattttgagtttttcatttctgtttatgtatttttttaaaatatacatgtTCTTATAAAAAATGGGTTTTGGGATTTAGTCTTGGTTTTTTTGTTAGTTTGATGGTTTATGGTATTTTTATCTAAAGATTTAGGTAGCTGTATCGTGATGCAGTGTTCTTGGCTTGCATACTAATCCATTTTCAAGTGATTTGCTGTTTTTGaatcttattttttttagataatttttctctgtattttttttgtaatagtaTCTGATTTTTACTTTCAATTTGTTTTTGCAGAGAAGAACAGATTTTCTGAATATTAGTTAAACAGTAATCGACAGTGAGAGGCAGAGACGACTAATCATACTGTTGTAAATTTCCAATCCTTttaagagagaaagagagagagatgaAATATAGTTTCTCTTGTTGATTCAATACTTTTTGTGTTCTTCAATTGATATCACTTACATATTTGTGGGAATCCGTGGGCTGAACCGGCTGGGGATGTTGAATTATGAAATATTGATTCTTGATTGGTAGAGGTTGCAGAGTGGAAGCTCAGGTTTTGGGGGGTGTGTGTGTCTTGCTGTTGATTGGTCCGCTGGTTGGTTCGAAAGGGTATATTTCAGAGGTTACATCTTGTTTAGGATACATGGCTAATCCGTCCGAGCGATGGATTGATGGCCTTCAGTTCTCATCGCTGTTCAGGCCTCCGCCACAGGACCCTCAACATCGAGAGGTACCCTAGTTTCTTTCTCTTGGATTTTCTATCGTCTTGTTATTGGTTTTCTTTGCATGAATCTTTGAAGCTTTTTAAACATGCTATATTTTCATGCTTGGTTTACTTGAAAACTTAAGTTGGTGAAATAGGTGACATAAATGAATATATGACTTCATATTAGCTTTGGTAAAAATCATcatttcttataatccattgtgTTACCTCTTTTTTTAGGTTCAAATTACTGCATATGTCGAGTATTTCGGTCAATTCACATCAGAACAATTCCCTGAGGACATTGCTGAGGTATGCTTGTTTTCGTATGATTATTTCACATCCCATTGGTAATGGAAGGAAAAGACACTAACTTCTTTGCTTATATGTCAAGGGAGGAAATTCTTTTATTGTTTTGGGAGTTTTTTATGTAACAAAATTTGCTTGTTTTGTAACAGCTTGTCCGCAACCGCTATCCATCTGATGAACAGCGCCTTTTTGATGATGTTCTGGGTATTGGTTCTTTCATCTTTTCTATTGTAACACTGTTCATTACGATAACACCTTTAAATccaatgaatttttatttaacacTGTTCATTACGATAACACCTTTAAATccaatgaatttttatttaagttataactGGGAAATGACCTGTTCCTTAAACTCAATCTGTTTGCAGCAACGTTTGTCCTTCACCATCCTGAACACGGGCATGCAGTTGTTCTTCCAATTATTTCATGCATCATTGATGGTACACTTGTGTATGATAAGAATGCCCCTCCATTTTCTTCATTCATCTCCTTAGTCTGCCCAAGTAGTGAGgtatttttttttttctttttagttcaGTAGAGAAGATCATCTTTGCTTCAcactattttatattaatattctcAATGCTTACTTTTATCTACTTTGTTAACTTTTTTAAAAGTATCATTGTGGCTGACTGAGAACATATCTCTGGCATTTATCCTTTTTTACAGAATGAGTATTCTGAACAGTGGGCACTGGCATGTGGAGAGATCTTGCGGATTCTGACTCATTACAACCGTCCAATATGTAAAACGGAACTGCCAAATAGTGAAGCAGATAGAAGCAATAGCAGCAGCCAAGCTACAACAAGTGAATCTGCTGATGGGGAATCATCCTTTCACATACCTTCAGTGCGACAGGAGAGGAAGCCTTTGAGGCCTTTATCTCCCTGGATTACTGATATATTGCTTGCAGCGCCTTTGGGCATCAGAAGTGATTACTTCCGTTGGTGAGCGGTTTCTATTATTGCAAAGTATTTTTCCTTTCTTGATTAGTTTGAAACATCAATTGGCCTCTATAAAGATAGAAGCGGTTTTAACGGTTGAATATTCCAGTACTTGTGCTCTAATAAACCTTATAGAATGCTTCTAACTTCAAGAAATAAACAGGTTGGAAGACCACATTTGTTGATTAACTGTCATTTTGCCGGTAGATACATGCATATGGATGCATACATGCTTAGGATGCCATTTCCAACCGGCCACCTTGAGTAGCTTTTTTAGTTTTTCAGATATTACTGGTTGACAATTTTATAGCATTTAATACGTTGCGTAAACACCATGATCAGTTACAATGTGAGCATTAGCGTAACACCGTTTTTGCACTAAACTTTTTGCTGAGGCTTGAATAGTGGGAGTGCTTCTGAGTTATAAGGCCTCTCTAAGAAGTGCCTAGATAGTAGTTCAATTTATCATATAACTATCATTGAATTTAAAAGCTTTTGTGTGATACATCCTATGAATGGATCCcacttttatgtgcttattactGAAGCCGGTAGTCCTTTATTAACAGGTGCAGTGGTGTTATGGGTAAATATGCTGCTGGAGACCTCAGGCCGCCTATGACTGGTCAGTTAAATATTTTGGCTGGAATGTATTACATGATTTTGCTTCCTGGAATGCATAACAATATATTTTAGGCCTGAGGACTCATTACTTGACTACTGTTTTCTAATAGCTTCTATTCGTGGATCTGGAAAGCACCCTCAGCTCATGCCATCAACTCCAAGATGGGCAGTTGCTAATGGTGCTGGTGTCATTTTAAGTGTATGCGATGAGGAGGTTGCACGCTACGAGACTGCTACTTTAACAGCTGCAGCAGTTCCTGCACTTCTACTTCCTCCACCAACAACAGCTTTGGATGAGCATCTAGTTGCTGGGCTGCCAGCTCTTGAACCATATGCTCGATTATTTCATCGGTAGAGCCCTGAAACTTTAAGAGCTCTCAAACAACATTGCTTAAGTATATTTGTTCTATAGTAGGTGTCCATGGTCATATCTTGTAAGTACTGTGGTTTGCCATGCATACAGGGCATTGAGTGAAGCACTCCCGAATTTATATCGGGAAAGTAGATCTTGATTGAAAGTTTTGAAGGAGTTTATCTTATTGATGAATGCCTGACATGTTTAGCTGCTAGTATAAGTGTCCGTCATGATGTATTTTTTTCTCCCTCCTAATTAGGTACTATGCCATTGCAACTCCAAGTGCCACCCAAAGACTTCTTCTTGGACTTCTAGAAGCACCACCATCATGGGCCCCAGATGCACTTGATGCTGCTGTACAGCTTGTGGAACTCCTTCGGGCAGCTGAAGACTATGCAACTGGTATAAGGGTGAGTGAAACGCTTTTCACTgcatatatttgaatataaaatgaTGCCTTCTGGCATCAAACATGATTTCATATAGTTCTTAGCAAATTGCTCTTACTGGATTTTGATGTAGCTTCCTCGAAATTGGATGCATTTGCATTTTCTGCGTGCAATCGGGACTGCAATGTCTATGAGAGTGGGTATTGCCGCTGATGCTGCCGCAGCTTTACTTTTTCGTATACTGTCACAGCCTGCACTGCTCTTTCCTCCATTAAGACAAGTTGAGGGAGTGGCAGTTCAACATGAACCTTCTGGTGGTTATATTTCGTGTTATAGGAAGCAGGTATTAGTGGTCAACTTCAAAATTTTGCATATTACCTTCCACTTGATATGAAGCCTGTCGTATGCATTTACATACAATATGCATGATCACAAGTATTGAAAATTTATCTCAAAATATTGTTAATCAGATAGAGGTGCCTGCTGCTGAAGCAACTATTGAAGCTACCGCCCAAGGTATTGCATCAATGCTTTGTGCTCACGGACCAGAAGTGGAGTGGAGAATATGTACAATATGGGAAGCCGCTTATGGCCTGATTCCCTTGAGCTCTTCAGCTGTTGATCTTCCGGATATAATTGTTGCAACCCCATTGCAGCCTCCCATACTATCATGGAACCTATACATACCTCTTCTTAAGGTCCTTGAATACCTTCCACGTGGAAGTCCTTCTGAAGCGTGTCTCATGAAGATATTTGTGGCCACTGTTGAAGCTATTCTACAGAGAACTTTTCCTCCTGAATACTCCAGGGAGCAAACCAGAAAAACAAGATACAGCATGGGTTCTGCCTTAAAGAATCTTGCTGTGGCAGAGCTTCGTACAATGGTTCATTCCCTCTTTTTAGAATCGTGTGCTTCAGTGGAGCTTGCTTCTCGCCTGCTTTTTGTCGTTTTAACTGTGTGCGTTAGCCATGAAGCTCAGTTCCATGGGATTAAGAGACCGAGAAGCGAGGAAAGTTATCCTCCTGATGAGAGCATTGAGGAGTCGCCGGCGCAATTTGAAAAGCTGAGAGACataaaacctagaaaaacaaaaaatcaagGGCCTGTATCTGCATTCGATTCTTATGTGCTTGCTGCTGTCTGTGCTCTTGCCTGTGAGCTTCAGTTATTCCCCTTGGTTACAAGCGGAAATACTCATTTGATCGCTAAAAATGTTCAAGCTAAACCCAGGCATAACAAAGTAAATGGATCTTCTATAGAGTATGGACATGGTATTGACTCAGCTATTCATCATACTCGCAGAATCTTAGCGATTTTAGAGGCACTCTTTTCACTGAAGCCGTCTTCTGTTGGCACCTCATGGACTTATAGTTCGAATGAAATAGTTGCTGCAGCTATGGTTGCCGCTCATGTTTCTGAACTATTTAGACAGTCAAAGGCTTGTATGCATGCGCTCTCTGTCCTAATGCGATGCAAGTGGGACAATGAAATTTACACTAGGGCATCATCGTTATACAATCTCATTGACATTCACAGCAAGGCAGTTGCGTCCATCGTTGACAAGGCTGAACCTTTAGAAGCACAATTGATATATGCACCTGTTTGTTTTGATAGCAGAACACAATGCAAGCGTACAAATACTGCTTGCTGGGATCCTCTGCGAGTATCTTCTTCAGAATATGAAGATTCAATTCATTCAGCCAATAATCTCAGATGTCAGATGGTGTTAACATCAGATGAAGGCTTAGGAAATTCCACGGGAAAAAGTGTAGAAAGTTTCCCATTAGATGCCTCGGATTTGGCCAATTTTCTTACAAAGGATAGGCACTTAGGATTCCATTGCAGTGCACAAATTCTTCTAAGATCCGTGCTTGTGGAGAAGCAAGAGTTATGTTTCTCTGTTGTTTCACTATTGTGGCACAAACTGATAGCAGCCCCTGAAACACAACCCAGTGCCGAAAGCACTTCTGCCCAACAGGGATGGAGACAGGTAATCCGATACTTTTCATGCTTCCTGTGGTATTATTTTAGTTGAGACTAATGAGAGAGTGCATAACAGTTGACAAAGTCATCTTTTCATTGTAAATTCATCTTTATGATTTCATGGAGATATATTTTTCTGACTACCCTACTCGGATGGTATTAGGTGGTTGATGCATTGTGCAATGTCGTATCAGCATCTCCGGCAAAAGCAGCAACTGCAGTTGTTCTTCAGGTccaaattttgttcttcttgagaACATCAGCTTTCTTTATCGCTGCTGACTTGAACTCCCTATGTTTTTTGTAAAAGTCTACAATGATTCATAATCTGGATGGTGTCCAAATCAGCAGCCATAAATTGCCTTATTGTCTAGCTGTTTTACTTTAGTTTCTCTATTTGTTTGGTCACTTTTATGGCCTTGTTTTCTTGTCAGGCGGATAGGGAATTGCAGCCATGGATTGCCAAAAATGATGATCAAGGTCAGAAGATGTGGAGAATCAACCAGCGGATTGTAAAGTTGATAGTGGAACTAATGAGAAATCATGATATCCCGGAATCATTGGTAATTGTAGCAAGTGCCTCTGATTTGCTTCTACGTGCCACTGATGGAATGCTCGTAGATGGGGAAGCTTGCACTTTACCGCAACTCGAGGTACTGTCTTTCTTACTATCGTCTCTTATAGATAGTCATTCACCAATGACCGTGTCTTTTTAATTGAGCATTTGTGATACTCTGAAGTCGAATGCATTCGGTTTTATCTTAAAGCTTCATTAATGTGGTTTTTATCTAAAAATGGCAGCTGCTGGAAGCAACAGCTAGAGCAGTTCAGCCAGTACTAGAGTGGGGGGAATCGGGACTGGCTGTCGTGGATGGACTTTCAAACCTGTTAAAGGTGAGCAAATGCCCTTTTCGGCATAGTCAATTTTCGATATACTCTTAAAGGTTCAAGTTAAAACATGCCTGCAAGATCTATGGTGATGTGATCTTTAATGTGTCAATTCATGCAGTGTCGTCTGCCAGCTACAACTCGATGTCTTTCTCATCCAAGTGCACACGTTCGTGCTCTCAGCATATCGGTACTTCGCAATATTCTGCAATCAAATCCTAAGCTGGAAATAAATGGTATCCATGGTCCTTATTTCAGTATCAGTGTCATTGACTGGCATACTGATATCGAGAAGTGCTTAACGTGGGAAGCTCATAGTCAGCTTGCAAGAGGAATGCCTATACATTTTCTCGACACCGCCGCCAAAGAACTAGGCtgtaaaatttcaatataacatGAATTAAC encodes:
- the LOC107951610 gene encoding protein GIGANTEA isoform X1, which encodes MANPSERWIDGLQFSSLFRPPPQDPQHREVQITAYVEYFGQFTSEQFPEDIAELVRNRYPSDEQRLFDDVLATFVLHHPEHGHAVVLPIISCIIDGTLVYDKNAPPFSSFISLVCPSSENEYSEQWALACGEILRILTHYNRPICKTELPNSEADRSNSSSQATTSESADGESSFHIPSVRQERKPLRPLSPWITDILLAAPLGIRSDYFRWCSGVMGKYAAGDLRPPMTASIRGSGKHPQLMPSTPRWAVANGAGVILSVCDEEVARYETATLTAAAVPALLLPPPTTALDEHLVAGLPALEPYARLFHRYYAIATPSATQRLLLGLLEAPPSWAPDALDAAVQLVELLRAAEDYATGIRLPRNWMHLHFLRAIGTAMSMRVGIAADAAAALLFRILSQPALLFPPLRQVEGVAVQHEPSGGYISCYRKQIEVPAAEATIEATAQGIASMLCAHGPEVEWRICTIWEAAYGLIPLSSSAVDLPDIIVATPLQPPILSWNLYIPLLKVLEYLPRGSPSEACLMKIFVATVEAILQRTFPPEYSREQTRKTRYSMGSALKNLAVAELRTMVHSLFLESCASVELASRLLFVVLTVCVSHEAQFHGIKRPRSEESYPPDESIEESPAQFEKLRDIKPRKTKNQGPVSAFDSYVLAAVCALACELQLFPLVTSGNTHLIAKNVQAKPRHNKVNGSSIEYGHGIDSAIHHTRRILAILEALFSLKPSSVGTSWTYSSNEIVAAAMVAAHVSELFRQSKACMHALSVLMRCKWDNEIYTRASSLYNLIDIHSKAVASIVDKAEPLEAQLIYAPVCFDSRTQCKRTNTACWDPLRVSSSEYEDSIHSANNLRCQMVLTSDEGLGNSTGKSVESFPLDASDLANFLTKDRHLGFHCSAQILLRSVLVEKQELCFSVVSLLWHKLIAAPETQPSAESTSAQQGWRQVVDALCNVVSASPAKAATAVVLQADRELQPWIAKNDDQGQKMWRINQRIVKLIVELMRNHDIPESLVIVASASDLLLRATDGMLVDGEACTLPQLELLEATARAVQPVLEWGESGLAVVDGLSNLLKCRLPATTRCLSHPSAHVRALSISVLRNILQSNPKLEINGIHGPYFSISVIDWHTDIEKCLTWEAHSQLARGMPIHFLDTAAKELGCKISI
- the LOC107951610 gene encoding protein GIGANTEA isoform X2, whose product is MGKYAAGDLRPPMTASIRGSGKHPQLMPSTPRWAVANGAGVILSVCDEEVARYETATLTAAAVPALLLPPPTTALDEHLVAGLPALEPYARLFHRYYAIATPSATQRLLLGLLEAPPSWAPDALDAAVQLVELLRAAEDYATGIRLPRNWMHLHFLRAIGTAMSMRVGIAADAAAALLFRILSQPALLFPPLRQVEGVAVQHEPSGGYISCYRKQIEVPAAEATIEATAQGIASMLCAHGPEVEWRICTIWEAAYGLIPLSSSAVDLPDIIVATPLQPPILSWNLYIPLLKVLEYLPRGSPSEACLMKIFVATVEAILQRTFPPEYSREQTRKTRYSMGSALKNLAVAELRTMVHSLFLESCASVELASRLLFVVLTVCVSHEAQFHGIKRPRSEESYPPDESIEESPAQFEKLRDIKPRKTKNQGPVSAFDSYVLAAVCALACELQLFPLVTSGNTHLIAKNVQAKPRHNKVNGSSIEYGHGIDSAIHHTRRILAILEALFSLKPSSVGTSWTYSSNEIVAAAMVAAHVSELFRQSKACMHALSVLMRCKWDNEIYTRASSLYNLIDIHSKAVASIVDKAEPLEAQLIYAPVCFDSRTQCKRTNTACWDPLRVSSSEYEDSIHSANNLRCQMVLTSDEGLGNSTGKSVESFPLDASDLANFLTKDRHLGFHCSAQILLRSVLVEKQELCFSVVSLLWHKLIAAPETQPSAESTSAQQGWRQVVDALCNVVSASPAKAATAVVLQADRELQPWIAKNDDQGQKMWRINQRIVKLIVELMRNHDIPESLVIVASASDLLLRATDGMLVDGEACTLPQLELLEATARAVQPVLEWGESGLAVVDGLSNLLKCRLPATTRCLSHPSAHVRALSISVLRNILQSNPKLEINGIHGPYFSISVIDWHTDIEKCLTWEAHSQLARGMPIHFLDTAAKELGCKISI